The sequence CGAACTTTGAACTCCAATTGGGAACGAGGTGCTATCTCTGTTTGCTGCTCTTTTTTTGGTATGATAATGAAAGTTTGGATATACCCGTGTTGAGTAATCAATCATATAGGTCTCTTCCGACAGATTTTGTAAGGTTGGATCAAGATATATTGTCACGTCTAGCAGGAATGAAGCAACTATATACATATGAAACTATGGACTTTTGGGAACAGATCAAGACGCCAGGGTAAATTACATCTCATTTGATATCTATATTCTTTCTCGAGTTGAGAATCATCGACCATCTTAAGTAACTCACATTTAACTTGTCAGAATGGCTATCGAGTGTTCTGCTCTATATCTTGCTCAATTCCGAAGTACCTCTCCACATCTGCTGGCGAATGGAGATGGTAAAAAGAACGCTATGGTTGTTGGAGATGTCTATATTCATCCATCAGCAAAAGTACATCCAACTGCAAAGGTAATAAAGCAAAATTTACATGCACATGCTTGGGTTTTAAGTACCTATTATGTGTAGATTTTCCACAAGGATAATCAAGTAACTAGGATGGCCATGTTTTAGATTTAAAAAACATTTCCTCTTTGATATTAAAATAAACGTTATTGGAACATAAAGTCTCTTCAGCCACCTTTTCATGATGATAGTCGAAATAACAGGAAAATTTTTTGCATTTTTCATGAAATATAATCGTTATTGTTATTTTTCGGCATTGGCAAACTAATATCTTTTGGGCTTAGTTTTATTAATTCTTGCATCACTGAACAGATTGGACCCAATGTCTCAATATCAGCAAATGTTCGAATAGCTGCTGGTGCCAGACTTATCAGTTGCATAGTGTTAGATGATGTAGAAATCAAGGTATATTAGTCCATAGAAAGTTCGCATGATAGGTTAATTACAGATTTGGTGGCCAACATTAATTTTTGTCTCAGGAAAATGCTGTTATTATGCATGCTATTGTGGGGCGGAAGTCATTTCTTGGACGATGGTCTCGAGTCCAGGTACGATTCTAGTTTGGTAACAGTACTTGTgtaaattcaataataattctttaagaaatttctttttctataATTGATTTTGAGGCTCGAGCATGAAATTCATTCATCCATTTCATCCAACATACACATCCTCACTTTTTTGGATTGGTAGAATCATAGCCATAATGTGTGCTATTTTCGTATTCCTTTACTAAAGATCCAAATCAATGATTCAGGCTGATGGAGACTACAATGCAAAGTTTGGAATTACTATCTTAGGTATGCGACTTTCATTTCTATAGATTCTATCGTTAGATGGAAGTTTTTGTAATGTCAAGAATGACATTGAGCTGTTTCGTATGATGCAGGGGAAGCTGTGACGGTTGAAGACGAAGTGGCGGTTATCAACAGTATAGTTCTTCCAAACAAGATGCTTAATGTAAGCGTACAGGAAGAAATCATCCTGTAAAACCACGCATACATTCGTTCCAGAAGCATGCTAACACATTTGCATATTCAAAAGTAACATCATACATtgcttccaaaaaaaaaataacattataCAGAAACCCGAGGTTCATCTTATTTGGTTACGGATCTTTGTAATTCTTTGAGCGGAATAGTCTTGGCAGGGTTCGTCAATGGCATTCTTGATGAAATCTCTCTCAATCTCGTATCTGGGTTTGTTTTTCTCTCTGTTTGCTTTCACAAAAGGAGCTGGTTTCCTAGAGCTGTGCAATTTTAGGTATGGTTTCATTGCCCTCTGGATTCATTTTATGGATGAAAATGTCGAAAAGGTCATCTTTGTCTTTCCCAATTGAAGAGGATAAAGATCAAACATACATTTAagtgttaaaattttaatctTGTTCGTAAAACGTAACATGtcgaatttaaatttataattcagTTACAGGCAAAGTTCTAAAAAGCCCTAGGCGGACGGCGACCCACCGTCTAGCGCCCGAGCCTAggcggttttttttttaaatgtaaataataaataacttcatgagttttattataaaatttctaatgtttttcaatttttgtacaaaaattttataaataataataataattacaacaacataaatattaatagatatcAATTAACGATTCACTGTATCAAGAtgagtcttttcagcgtgcttatgtcctcattCGCACGCACCTTGGAAAACTTCCTAGGGGGTCACTCATCCTATAATTTACGCTTGACTTTGAAGTTTTTATATGATGAACtttcgaaaagaagatgcactttttaatatgagtagtacatatgaaatcttttatgcgcttctcaactatgcagtctcatacctacacagtctcagaatccttCTCATTCTGGCAGGATCGGTtaattcatgtctccctccgcctagaagacTGATCGGTTaattcatgtctccctctgcCTAGAAgactaccaggagccgctcattgtccatgCAACCTCTATGCACCGGTCatcactccccgcctcctcaACCACGAACATCACatatgagatttaatttttttacttgacttttttttgccctttttttttttgtttctcgcTTGGCGTCTTTTTTTTAGatttagatttttaattttttaaataaaaaataataaccgcTTAGGCGGATTTCTTTCAGCTTAGGCGGCGCTAGGCGGGCAACGCCTAAAGGCATAGCCTAACAAGAAAGTGAGGCGGTGGGCAACTGTTTAGGCGGTCTAGACggcgctttttagaacactgattACAGGAGTGCATTCGGTCAGAAGGTCATTCCGAGTAGCAATGGCGCATATCAGTTCCATCCTCGTTGTGAGGATTTGCACTATAAATTATCACTCACAATTCACTGGAAAAAGCTTCGGATGCAGATAACCAACTaaaacaagtaaaaaaaatgaataaacaGAAAAATATGATAATGCCAGATTTCTATGGGAGATGAGACCAAGATTGTGGCTctcacaaaaaaaaatgatatgatGTTTGATACAATTATCAACACTTATTATTATCCAATCCAGTTATGTAAACCCAATTCATGGAACTCAAATGATAGATCAAAGCTGCATTTTCATTCAATGCATCCGCCTCAAAAAAATACTAGCCTAATAAATCAATACTTGGGATCTGTGAAGAAATTGTTAATGGATGGCATGATTTCCGGAGTCCTGTTGCGAACGAACTTCCTGAGAGCATGCTCAGCATACTTCTCCCCTTCAGCAAAGTTATCCAACACACCAGCAGCCCGGTTCTCTTTCGTCACCCTGCATTATTGTCAATAACAAGCTTATCACTTGGTTGGAAATGAACTAATTTCAAGATTATTTCAAACAAAACTGATGTTATCAAATGTGATCCAGTGCCTTTTTGAACAAACTCATTGCAGGGGGAAAATGTAGGCCAAAATATAGGATACGCAGTTGACTTCAGCAGAGAACACCAAACgaataaataaacatttaaaggAGCCTacaaacttttttaaaaaaaatagaggaCAAGAGAAGAATCTAGACAAGAATGGAGAAATTTCACCATTATCTGTTATCCTTCTACTGATCACGATTCAGTAATGGAGAAATCACCATAATTTATCCTTGTCTATTAATCAAGACTCAGCCTTTTACAAAGGCCACAGTTTACAATGGGCGCCACTTCCTAATTGGGCTCATCTACGTAACCCAATAATTTACAATAGGATTCTAACAATCAAGTCCAGTCCATTAAAAAACGGACCACCACTACCACCTCAAAATTATGAAAAagatggtttttttttaaaaaaaagaataaaattaaGAATAAAATCGAACAACGATCTATTGTGTACAAGGGATTTGAACATGCGATATTGAGCTTGCCTTTAGCACGaaggacaaaaaaaaaattccaaaaatctaGTCTTGATTATGAGCACTCCGTCAATTCTTGGAAAAGCATGTCTTATAACACATTACTGTAGAATCGTAAATCTATCAATGATAAAGTTGCGAAAACATACGCCAACTACGAACAAAACACGAGGATTTTACAAAggataacaataaatcatagTGTACTCATAAAAATCTGAATTTCGTACGTTAAATCACCGCAGATCTAACTTTAATCTCAATTTCCAAATAAGTACCTCGaccaaaagaatttttttaaaaaaatgagggCAGAGATGCAATCCTTAGCGTCGGATGATCAGAATATCGTTAAATAATACCTGACTTCAGGGTTTGTGGTGATGTTACGGATCAATTGCATTCCGCAAATCCCGACGGCAACTCCAACCGCAGCAAACAAAGGGTACACCTAACAACAAAcgccaaaaataaaaatcagatCTAGGCAAGTTTTGGATCAACCACAGGAGAATTAATGGGAAAATTCGTTACATCCTACAATTTGGCGATGAAAAACGAGGAGATCTAGTTAAGTACCTCGGGCCTAAGCCATCGCTTGAGGGCTGCGGAAGAAGCCATTTGTTGAAGACGGAATCCCTAACGACGCGCAGGCGAATTTGCGAATGATTTCGGGGAAAGTTGGACGCCTTCTTCGGGGGAAAAGTAATATTATTTATAGACTTCTCAATCAATATTCTCCATTGGCTGCTTGAGACCTTTGACGAACAACAAACCTCTCATATTgcctttttttaaataataaaaataaaataaaataaaaatttttaaatatgtaaACTCAAAACATAGCCATTTGATcattttgagaaatatttttgGTTATGAGTTATATAATTTTCATTGTGTGTCATGCTACAAACCAACATATGGTTTTAGTCTATTAATTTGAATTCTTTtcgattttatttatgtttttgctGAGTAATAACATAGAATTGGACACGTCGGTAATCTTAGACTTACGTCAGTAATTTTAAGTGAAATATCATAATTTTTCGATGAAACCACAATCGAAAAAATATGTGAATCGACTTGTAACAAAATCAAAactgaaaaatgaaaaaaaggttttaagataaaaatataatatttttttgactATATGGCATTACTAAGTAAACATTCAACACGTTAATTTTAGAGAATacgaaatttcaaaatttgaaagttATGAAAGTCGCTATATATAATATGGGGtgttgtatatatattatatggtaCTCAAAATTACTTGATGATAACTATAAACGGGACAAAACAATATCATTTCCAGATGCAAAAATTAAAGAGAACATTTCATTTGTTcctcaaaataaattaaataattgacgATTGGGAATTGCCTGTGGCAACTAAACCTCTGACCAAGATCGCATGGGCCCACATATTAGTCGGCCCATCAATAAAAGATCCTTGATGGGCCGTCTTTTGAAGTtgacaaaaatataatttaaatctgaaaatatttaatcgCAAggttatcatattattattaaattaagatACCTAACTTTATGAAGTCATTTTGGCTTTTtgattcttttattttattaattattaattaattatatacgCGCACGATTTTTTATGCACAACGGTTTGtgattaaaaaaacataaaataaaattctaatACATATTGTATGTCATTGCGAGTCAAGTGAAATAatcttttattataattttcagCGTGCAACCAACAATATATTTctcatattttttataatattgaatTTGAAAAGTATTTAAATGTAAACATAATTTATATAGACCCCTTCATGgtttctaaaatttaaattagaATTCATTCGAAAATGTTGAGCTGTTTAATGATAATATTTAACATTAATCGTGTGCAAAATTTGAATCATTACATCATTTGAAACAAAAAAGGATTTTGTGATATGTCATATCATAAGGCATCGTTATGTtcattatattattaatatatctcCCTATATATCTCTccttatatataaagaatctctTCCTTAGACACCATCTTTTAAATTATCGAAACccttatgtaatataaatattacaattttatttttatttgttttttttttgaaattttgatatttcaaatttccatatttttctcaactaaacattgtagataagataaattgataaaaaaatttaaattttttttatattattttataaatgttaaaaaataaatttaaatattattgaaaaaataatatttatatataacatacaatattaaatatattatatgattttatatacaAGCAACGCGtgtgcgattatgctagtaTGTATAATTCATCTCATCTCTTCCCACGtttttctcatcatattatttatctatatattaactatttattttacatcaatcaaatcattaattatttatcttacatcaatcaaatcattgaatttaaattattatattatctcttataaataatatattttttattttatttattgttaaaaaaataaaatagtcatttaatatttttatataaaatttaatcaatcaaatcaactataatttatcaatcaaatccaatattattttaactatcatttattatttattttttattatattatattacttatatatattatttatatcataTCTCAAACCAAACGATGCCTAAGTATAATAAAAATATGGAGTCCGTGTATTTTTTTGAAGAatccaaataaaaataataaatggtaatttaaaaaaaaaggtaaGAAAATAATTGACACGTCACACTGGGGAATCTTCTGTTGTGATGACGTCACGTGGGCATGGCGGATCCGTAATTAAAGGGAAAGGCGAGGCCATATAATTGAAAGTGAAAATGGCAAAAGAAGTGGTTGGGCTGAGACAAATAGCTGTGATTGCCAATCAAATCTATCTATCAATGGCAGCCTCAGCAGCGGCGAGGGCTATCTGTATCTCACGCGCCGCCGACGTATCGCTTAAAACAAACTTACCTCCGCTCTCCCGCCACCTCCTTATCCGCCCCTTTCTCCGTGACTCGGCTCCCAGACGCGCGACCATGTGTTGTCTGATTTCCGGCGTCGACGGGGGAGGAGTCTCGGATGAGTTCATTTCCACCAGAAAATTAAGCTTCGGGCGTGAGTTCTCCGTTATTGCTAATATGTTGAAGAGAATTGAGCCTCTCGACACTTCGATGATATCTAGAGGGGTTTCGGATTCTGCTAAGGATTCTATGAAGCAGACGATTTCTACCATGCTCGGGCTTTTACCTTCCGATCAGTTTTCCATCACCGTCCGGGTTTCCAAGCAACCACTTGATCGCCTCATAGTCTCATCAATTGTCACGGGGTAAAGAAGATTTCGTTGTATAATAGTATAACCATTTTTCAAAATTCGCATACATATAGTCAATATGTTATCTTAGCGAATTAGTGTTCGAATGATCTTGATCGATACAGATTAAAATACTAGACTTTCATCCTGGCATGCTCTGCTTTGTCTAAAATTTACTGAATTGGTTTATATCAATCTTTGTCTTTGCAGCTATACACTGTGGAACACAGAGTATAGGACATCGTTGATGAGGATTTTTGACAGATCCCCGGATAGTTTGAAAAGATCGGATTTTACAGCTGATTACAGCGGATCGGAGGTCAGGTGGGAGGAGTGTGAAGGTGAGGAATGTGAAATGGTTGTTGATAGTGAACTTGAAGGGTGTGGGGAAGAATTTGAGaagagaaatcttcaaaatgtTGGGAAGTTATCTTCAGAAGCATTGACTTATATCCAGAAATTAGAATCAGAGTTATCAGTTGTAAAGAAGGTGAGCGATTTAATGTTTGCAGTTTCGGTTTTTCCTCCCTTGCAATATCTTTTGTTGGTTGAATTTTTGCTGAAGGTAATGTACTTGCAGGTTTCTTATTATCAtcactattattattatgatcTAACCTTTCTGAAATTGAATCAGAATTCCTAATAACCTTTAATTAACTCTCTGCTTTTGATACATTGTAGCTTTCATTACACATTTGGTCTGCATACCCTTGTTTAAGGCCATAACTGTACAGAGAGGAGGTTGATTAAGCCACTTGTTAGTTACTCAGTTGAGCAAAGGTTGCCTAAACCGCTTTTATGGATTTACGTATTCAGCTGATGCTAGCTTAACTAGCCGAAGAATCAGTTTAAAGTGAAGAAAGTTTTTTTATCCTAGAAGCTTAAACGTCTTTGTGAAGTTCGCAGTAAAATAAATTTAGCTGGTTCCCATTGAGTAGTCATTGATTTTGTCGAAAGAGAATGCGATAAATTGGTTGAACATAACACAGTCTCAATTTATTATCATAACTAGATTATAATGTACCCTAGATACCTTTTTTGAACATGATCTTTGCTTGGTGCATTGTTTTGGACCAGAATATTTTGTTGTTGGACCAGAATACACGTACACGCGCACgtgcatacatatatattttatcaatCTTATATTTTGGTTCATATCTTGTTATATTGTTTGTCCCCGTGCACACAAAAGAAATAGAATGGTACCTCGTCGTTTTTCCAACTTTGCATGTCCCATTTATCATGTATGTTAATTTTGTTGGTTCATCTTCGTCAAATTTTTGCTTAGTTTGATTGTTTAATGAGTTGTATCTCTCTATTACTTTGTGCATAGTAGATGATAGAGGTCTTTTATGTTCATGTTTGTGGTCATCTCACTGTTTGCTATTAGGAGCTTTATGCACGGAAACAACAAAATCTGCAGCTGGAGCGTACAAAAAGGAGTGACAATGATCTGCTCGATTATTTAAGGTCATTGGAATCAGATACGGTAATATCAATAAATCTTGCTTTTCTTTATACATCCCTTTAGATTTGGTTCAGACATCTTGAATTTCAACAAAACTGATTGTGTCATCACTTCATTTCAGGTAACAGAATTATCTAGACCCTCATCAACTGAGGTGGAGGAAATCATCCACCAACTTGCTCAAAATACAATGCGTGTATTTTTCAAAGAGGAGGCTTCTTCAGATCACCTGGTGGACTCAGCAGCAACCAGCAGTATACAAAACTATCAGAAGTCAGCGGATTCTAAATTTTGTGATACCATCTGCACCTCAAGGGATTACCTAGCCAAGCTGCTTTTCTGGTTCGTATGTTGTTTTGTTTGTCTTCTATGTTGCTCCTTAAATGCGTCACTGATCCACCTCATTTTGATACTATATTGGTGAAATAGATAAATAGTACTATCACCTTCGTTACCCCTTTCTTGATTTTAATGGAGGTGGCATTGTCTCTGACAGGTGCATGTTACTAGGCCATCATTTGAGAGGCTTGGAGAACAGGTTACATTTAAGCTGTGTTGTTGGTTTGCTGTAAGTGTAAGAATTAGAAAGAGGGATGTACATTCTTCTTTTACCTATTTCTACATTTTTGCACTCCTATTATACTTTATCCTTATATCTATATCCGACAGAACTTTGGGATTTTCTGAAAGCTAAACTCATCATTGgcgtactttttttttttatttgaggaAAGCATTCTAATAAACGTCTGGAATGCCAAAAGGACGTCACAAATATATCAAGAATTCTGTATGGAATAACATAGTTTCTTCCCTCGTAAAGAATCGTGACAACTGCAAAACTGCTGTCTTTGACAATTCAAAGTGGGATTCATGTCTTAATCGGTGACAGCTTAATATATGCAAGCTTCTTGTTGACAGTAAATACATACTTGAATGAGTATTTGTACATATTCAAATTCCTTACACTATATCCCCTACCGGCCAACTATCTGTAGCTCTGAACAGCCAGAACCAAAGTTTGCAAACAAAAGTAGCCATCACATGAAGAAATAAAACCTACATTTCTCCTGCAAAATCAGACGAAAGTAGAATGAACAAAAAGATTTATAATTCCTTAATGGATCAATCTTTCTACATATGGAACAATTTGCCTCCAGGCTCCAAGAAACTGACTGCTTCCTTGTAGCCGTTCTCTTGTTGGGAGGTCTGAAAAATTCTTGAAGTTCATCTTCCTATGACTGTTGAAGCACCACGAGACAGTCTATGTCCAGGAAGAAAGCACAGAAAAATAAGTCTGTCGTGGCATCACAAGAGGTCACTTCGTAGTAGAGACGATTCCAGATACTTGTTAAACTGTAGTGATCTTTCCTTGTGAATGCAAGCTCTTTCTGCTGATCTATACTTCCTTCTCTGTTCCAACCTAATAAAGGAGTCTTCAGTGTGCATTGCATAAGAAACCTGAAATAGCATTTCCTGATTACAGGCATATTGCAATGAAATTAAGGACTACGATAGTGCGACAAATTAAACTGTTTCTTCTACATGTGTGAGTGAGTCAGTTGCTCTAGGCCAGAGGTGACACTTTTGTGGGATAAGATAAGATTTAAATGGTGTCTGCTGAATAAGAATCTCATACAAAATGAGATTTCGTTAACAAATACCATAGCTTACAATGATCGGAAAGGAGAAATGACAAAAATCAACCTCGCTGTAAAATATCGACGCTGATACAACTAGAACGAAGTCAGTATACCTTGGATGAGGTGGCTGCCATCTTACATTGCAACCCGTTCCTGATTAAAACCTTTTTTGTGGCCATAACTAGAGAAGAACATTCATCAAGATTAGCATACTTGCGCATATTCCTGCAGCACACGTGGATTCAATAGTAAAACGCATCCATCTAGATCGCCACTAGTGAATTAATATCACTAGCTGAACTTCAAACACGT comes from Henckelia pumila isolate YLH828 chromosome 4, ASM3356847v2, whole genome shotgun sequence and encodes:
- the LOC140866871 gene encoding uncharacterized protein isoform X3, with the protein product MVGHLINSCKRIPNLAQVFLVGFYEEREFAIYVSSISSELKVPVRYLKEDKPHGSGGSLYYFRDEIMEESPSHIFMLNHDVCCSFPLPNMLEAHMSYGGMGTILVIKVSAESAHQFGELVADPVTKELLHYTEKPETFVSDLINCGVYVFTPQIFSAIEEVYLHMEDRADINRASNFELQLGTRCYLCLLLFFWYDNESLDIPVLSNQSYRSLPTDFVRLDQDILSRLAGMKQLYTYETMDFWEQIKTPGMAIECSALYLAQFRSTSPHLLANGDGKKNAMVVGDVYIHPSAKVHPTAKIGPNVSISANVRIAAGARLISCIVLDDVEIKENAVIMHAIVGRKSFLGRWSRVQADGDYNAKFGITILGEAVTVEDEVAVINSIVLPNKMLNSWQGSSMAFLMKSLSISYLGLFFSLFAFTKGAGFLELCNFRIG
- the LOC140866871 gene encoding uncharacterized protein isoform X1; translation: MEHEEEKAVAVILVGGPTKGTRIRILSFNTPEPLFPLAGQPMVGHLINSCKRIPNLAQVFLVGFYEEREFAIYVSSISSELKVPVRYLKEDKPHGSGGSLYYFRDEIMEESPSHIFMLNHDVCCSFPLPNMLEAHMSYGGMGTILVIKVSAESAHQFGELVADPVTKELLHYTEKPETFVSDLINCGVYVFTPQIFSAIEEVYLHMEDRADINRASNFELQLGTRCYLCLLLFFWYDNESLDIPVLSNQSYRSLPTDFVRLDQDILSRLAGMKQLYTYETMDFWEQIKTPGMAIECSALYLAQFRSTSPHLLANGDGKKNAMVVGDVYIHPSAKVHPTAKIGPNVSISANVRIAAGARLISCIVLDDVEIKENAVIMHAIVGRKSFLGRWSRVQADGDYNAKFGITILGEAVTVEDEVAVINSIVLPNKMLNSWQGSSMAFLMKSLSISYLGLFFSLFAFTKGAGFLELCNFRIG
- the LOC140866871 gene encoding uncharacterized protein isoform X2, whose translation is MEHEEEKAVAVILVGGPTKGTRIRILSFNTPEPLFPLAGQPMVGHLINSCKRIPNLAQVFLVGFYEEREFAIYVSSISSELKVPVRYLKEDKPHGSGGSLYYFRDEIMEESPSHIFMLNHDVCCSFPLPNMLEAHMSYGGMGTILVIKVSAESAHQFGELVADPVTKELLHYTEKPETFVSDLINCGVYVFTPQIFSAIEEVYLHMEDRADINRASNFELQLGTRSLPTDFVRLDQDILSRLAGMKQLYTYETMDFWEQIKTPGMAIECSALYLAQFRSTSPHLLANGDGKKNAMVVGDVYIHPSAKVHPTAKIGPNVSISANVRIAAGARLISCIVLDDVEIKENAVIMHAIVGRKSFLGRWSRVQADGDYNAKFGITILGEAVTVEDEVAVINSIVLPNKMLNSWQGSSMAFLMKSLSISYLGLFFSLFAFTKGAGFLELCNFRIG
- the LOC140866871 gene encoding uncharacterized protein isoform X4 — encoded protein: MFRYRTWLKCFLSGSTRSGSLQYMSLRSPVSSKFLYLKEDKPHGSGGSLYYFRDEIMEESPSHIFMLNHDVCCSFPLPNMLEAHMSYGGMGTILVIKVSAESAHQFGELVADPVTKELLHYTEKPETFVSDLINCGVYVFTPQIFSAIEEVYLHMEDRADINRASNFELQLGTRCYLCLLLFFWYDNESLDIPVLSNQSYRSLPTDFVRLDQDILSRLAGMKQLYTYETMDFWEQIKTPGMAIECSALYLAQFRSTSPHLLANGDGKKNAMVVGDVYIHPSAKVHPTAKIGPNVSISANVRIAAGARLISCIVLDDVEIKENAVIMHAIVGRKSFLGRWSRVQADGDYNAKFGITILGEAVTVEDEVAVINSIVLPNKMLNSWQGSSMAFLMKSLSISYLGLFFSLFAFTKGAGFLELCNFRIG
- the LOC140866872 gene encoding uncharacterized protein — protein: MASSAALKRWLRPEVYPLFAAVGVAVGICGMQLIRNITTNPEVRVTKENRAAGVLDNFAEGEKYAEHALRKFVRNRTPEIMPSINNFFTDPKY
- the LOC140865202 gene encoding uncharacterized protein, yielding MAASAAARAICISRAADVSLKTNLPPLSRHLLIRPFLRDSAPRRATMCCLISGVDGGGVSDEFISTRKLSFGREFSVIANMLKRIEPLDTSMISRGVSDSAKDSMKQTISTMLGLLPSDQFSITVRVSKQPLDRLIVSSIVTGYTLWNTEYRTSLMRIFDRSPDSLKRSDFTADYSGSEVRWEECEGEECEMVVDSELEGCGEEFEKRNLQNVGKLSSEALTYIQKLESELSVVKKELYARKQQNLQLERTKRSDNDLLDYLRSLESDTVTELSRPSSTEVEEIIHQLAQNTMRVFFKEEASSDHLVDSAATSSIQNYQKSADSKFCDTICTSRDYLAKLLFWCMLLGHHLRGLENRLHLSCVVGLL